Within the Acinonyx jubatus isolate Ajub_Pintada_27869175 chromosome E4, VMU_Ajub_asm_v1.0, whole genome shotgun sequence genome, the region CGCCTTCTcaatttctcattctctttttcctttatatataatatatgtatttatatacatacactataTATGCGTTTTTGTATGTATTGTGCACATATGTACGCAAAAAGTTGTGGAAGTTGTCCTAATATCTCCTATTTTCTTTGCATGTGAAGACTTTCAGTTTCCCAGACTCATTATTATGAGATTTTTTCAGTGTGTTTCAACGTCCCTCTATGGATTTAGGACATTGCACCTGCCAATTTCTATTCCAGAGACGGATTCGATTGttacatttctgtggttttatCTCTCAGGAAGGTGTTTTCCAAATGACTTCCAGAAATATATTTGAGGATAGCTATGCTTTTGTTcatattgttgtttttttcaccCAGAATAACTCTGACCTTTATATTCATGCCCAGATGCTATTtgaacagttatttattttgtcttctctgtATCTGTGGTTGTAAACATCTCACTTCCTCAACATTTAAAGAACCAGTTATCCTCACCAGTAAAAGGAGGAGGAAGCCTAGGGAAGTTTTTGCCGGCCTAACCAGCTTGTTTTAAACTCAACATGAGGGATGAGAGGCAATGTGATTGGGTGGGAATAGTGTTGGCTTTAGAATCAGATATATCAGAGTTCAAGTTCTAGGTGACCATGTAACTTATTATCCAAATCAGGACACTTCGGAGAGTGAAAGAGGTCAGTATGAATAATTTATAggtaacacatatttatttaggtATTATAGGTAACACAATTTATCTGTAATACATATATCCTGGAACCATTAACTAACCAGGTATTCTTGAGCTAGTTATTAAAATCTCTGTGTTTCAGCTGCCTTATCTCTCAAAAGGGGCTACTAATACCCTCCTGGTAACAGTTTCATAAACATTAGAGATAACATATGACTGAGTGTCCAGCACAGAGATAcagagatgctcaataaatgtcaactaGTCATCATTTTAGCTGCAGCCTCAGTTGAGCTGTGGCCGCTCTCCGCACCACAACTCCCCAACCCCACTACTGCCCGAATATCACCCTCTTTATGCAAAGCCATTACCTTTGCCTCATTTTCAAAAGTGTATTTATCTTCTCAGTCTGGTGAAGAATGAAGTGGCATGATCAAGGTCACATCAGAGATCAGGCAAAGATCACCTGGACCCATTGCTAACCATCATCCCCAACCTTTTCCAATTGATAAAATTCTCCCTGACCAAATGGCTTTGTCCTCCTCATTAGACCCCTTCCTTTCTGTAAAGTGGTTTGGCCATGTTTACCCTAGTATtgtataattttagatttaccaAGCTGTGCAGGGAGATGTGGGGAAGGGTATTCTAGAGATGCCACCTGCAACTGTGATTATAACTGTCAACACTACATGGAGTGCTGCCCTGATTTCAAGAAAGTCTGCACTGTGGGTAAGTCCTGACAGCTAGTGTCTCCCCTGCCAAGCAGCACTGTTCTGTGAGTCCCCTTGCAGCCCCTTCCAGTGCTGTTTCCACACTACTGCGCTTCTTTTTGCTTAAATGCCTTTCCCTTCCTTGCATAAATGTTGCAGCGTGCTGTACCTAAGGATGGTGTCAAAGCTCATGACtcttgggggagggaagaggaggggagcctgggactCTGACAGGTGCACAAGGTTATTGACTAGTCCAAGTAAAATATCTTGTTGTAAATAGAGAATGCTGTGACTCAGGAGTCATCAAGTAAATAGTAATGAGTACTATTCACTTACCAATCAGAGATATAACTGCTTAGTGATGGGGTTCTTCCATAGCTTCATCAAAAGAATCCATGGATATAAAATAATCTTATCTACTGTTTGACTGTTTGATATAAACATGTTTCTAAATTGTCTGAAAAAAGTCACTTTAAGTACGAAGCATTAGTGTCTTATGAGGAATGTCAGTTAAAACccaaaggttttaaattttaaatgatgggTGGTATTTCACCTGAATGCATTTTTAGATCATTTTGTTAACACGGGCATTTCATATCCAATTTatgaaaattatcattaaaagtGGTTCAAAGTTATGTTTACTTTAGAATTTGTATGTGAAGTTGATAAATATACTGCTGTACAATTATGTGTTGTTGAAGGTGATAATTTCAAAGAGGCTTTGGTAAAGTTATTGTGTCTCTAACCAAGGCTTATTTTGAAATGAGCAAGTATAATCCATGCCACGGGATTAGGCTGAAATCTTTCAACGCCACATGTTGCCCAGTTCATCATAATAAAAGTCTCTGCATTATAAATGATTTCTGAGCCTAAACAGTGACCCATCTATATTATGCCAGCTCTTTGGAATATTGTAGGATCTGAACATTCACTTAAAAAGCATCTATTACAAAGCAGTGGTGTGACATGGAGAGGATGGGGGGATTTCATATGAAGGGTTCCCACTTTTCCATTGTCCGTATGTGAAATGATTCAGCACTGGGGTGTCTCTTAGAGTCTTGAAAGGCAAGAGAAGCTTCCCTGAGGCACCATATTTCCTTCCTGACTTCTCCACTTAGAAAActgtgtattttccaaatttcaaataaaagacTCAGAAATGCACTTTTGGAACTCTAGGCAGCTATAAGGTGGGAAATGGCTATCAGTACATGGGTGTGGCTGCATAATCAGTaatctatgttttgttttgctctggaTAGAGCTTTCCTGTAAAGGCCGCTGCTTCGAGTCCTTTGCAAGAGGGAGGGAGTGCGACTGTGACTCGGAATGTAAGAAGTATGGCAAGTGCTGTTCCGATTATGAGAATTTTTGTGGAAAAGGTAAGCATCGTGGTATCAGTCAGCGCCTCTCAGTACAGCCCGATCTATGCACCTACCTTAGCTTTGCTGATAATGTCCAATATGCACTCCACCCAAGGACTTGATTTTACTAGCACAAGCCATTTCATATTAATTTTGCTTCACCAAGATGAATTGATGAAGGAAAGCCTCTTCCAACAGCACTGCCTGGTTCTGCCAGTCTCCAGGAGCTCCAGAGATCGCTGGTTGAGGAATAGAGAGAACAGGGGCTGAGTGCACATACTTTTTCCTCAGGTGTGGTTCAATTTCAGGTGCAATTAACAGTAACCAGCTCATTCCAGGATTTCTTGTTTCACCCTAACAGTGCTGACCCCACAAAGTCAGCAGTCCTTTGAGTTAGCTGTGCTTTTGGCTTCAGAGTTTTTGAGTGTATATTGAAGGACAGAATGACACAGCTTCTCTAAACTAGTAAATTTAGGAGTTTGATTAAAGACACTAAAGTTATAGGCAAACCTACCGAGAAGTTGTCAACTGTCTGTTGTATGTCCCTTCTCATCTCTGGAGCCCATGGTCATCTCTATCTAAATCCCTGTGTGTGACAGAGTCAATAAAAAGGGATATTGCTCCATTTTAAAATCCTCCTCTCTGGTTATAGGTCCTGGAGAACTAATCTGAGAGTATAATAAAACTTCAGATTTtccaaaacagtttaaaaaagacttaaataatgAATTCCTTTCTTTACCAAATGTTTATTCTTAAATTATACTTTGTTGAAACAATGATATTTGTGAaggtaaaagtgaaaataagcatTGCTTGCATAATCTTATTCTATTTAAACAAGACTGTACGTCCTGCTTCTTTTGAACAGTGGAGAAATAAGGTAAAAAACTGTTTATCAGCATAGTTGAGGGATATTTCTTAACTGGTCAATGTTTTCATTGGAAAGCAGTCCAAAAATGATGGAGACAACACCCTCATAATCAAAAACTGAGTGTGGAGTTCCTGCAGCTTTCAGAAGGACCCATGATGAAggatacatatttattcattgcCCTGATAATGGTTTTGGCtgtgaaacaaaaaagaatttattttggaTGGAAGATGAGTGGGAAGGAAGGTTGGGTAGAGAGTGATGAAGCATTGAAAGAACGTGCTAAAGACCATACTACCGGGTGCTGGGTCAGATTACTTGAGGTTTAAGTAggactcaacaacaacaaatttgaTGAAGGTCATGCTTCATTTACAGAATTCACAAAGATAGTCAGGGTCTCAAGTGAAAATAATGGAACCACCCAGAGcttcaatacttcattttttacaAATAACAACTGAACCATCATACGACACACCTCTTAGTTGTTTCGGGATTGCTATAGACACGGCTGGTAGGCATCTATACATTTCAAAATCATAGCGTTTCAAGCGCTGAAAAAATGTGGGTGAAAAAACAGTCCAAGAGGTTGTTTGGCTCAAGATTATGAGCTAGTAGATGGCAGAACTGAGCTGTTtgggggaagacagaggaaggtgTGGGGTGGTCAGCTCACGGATACTGCACGGGCAGGAGTTTCTGGGATGTTTAGTCAGAGCAGCAGGATTTATCACAACTCCCTCTACCCAGAACATCTCGTCCTCTGCTTTCTTATCCTCTAGaagtccctttccttttcttctcgtTCCTAATGATCAAAACACATCCCTTGTCTTCTCTTCTAGACACAGAAAGGGTAGGAGGACGGGTGAGAAAAGGTTTCAAAGATACACACCAAACCATTAACAGTTGTTTAACTTGGGGAAGGGCAACACATTTCGAGAAAAGCATAATGTGAAGGTGTGAACTGTTTACAAGACTAAATATTCATGTACAGCTTTTGtaattagaaagaagaaaggtggattggcatcattttatttaaatgaatatgaaaacaggACAGATGTACttattatatttctctttgtgAGAGCACAAATACCTGTCATTCACATGCAGTAATTATTTTTACCATCATAGAAGATTGGCATAAGGTATGGAGTTgagttgagggtttttttttgttgttgttttgttttgttttaggagagagagagcgagaaagattgggagaatcttaagcaggctctatgcttaatgtggagcctgatgcaggtttcgatcctatgaccctgggatcatgccctgagctgaaatcaagagtcggactctcaactgactgagtcacccaggtgcccctagagtcaGGTATTTTTTAGGCAGAGAAACACCTTCAGAAATCATCTAGAATAAAATCAATACGCAgatctgaaaacaaaattcaagaagGGTTAgttcatttgcccaaggtcacaagggTAGAGATTTGCAGGGCTAGGGCTGGAATTCAGGTTTATATTTTATAGCAATGCTCCTCAGAATTAATCACTTTGTGGTAATTAGTGTTAGGCTAAGGGCCTGCCTACACTGGTTTTCACCAGCCTCTATTCTTGAAGCCAGATGTGTCCATGCCTTTCACAGTTAAGAGTTGCTGATGAACGTCAACAAGATGTTAACTGACTTGTCTCGCTTGGCCTCAGTGCATAATCCCCCATCACCATCTTCAAAGACTGTACCTCCAGCTCCAGGAGCATCTCAAACCATCAAATCAACAACCAAACGTTCACCCAAATCACCAAACAAGAAGAAGACTAAGAAAGTTATAGAATCAGAGGAAATAACAGAAGGTAGGAAGATGACAGATGTAATAAAAGGTTTTGAGATGGACTAAGCTGTAGGTGAACTACTTTTAAAAGACTCTTCATAGAAAAAGGGAATCATATGAGTCATGAAAGGCTTATTACACTTCTTAAAAAGTGTGTTTTAAGTCAAAGTTTAAGCCAAATTATAAACCCTCAGATATTTTTCTTACAACTGAACCCAGCATGGGTGTAGGTTACAATAATCAGAAGACAAAtctcattgggaaaaaaaaagcccagattTTCTGCAGAATAATTTGATTCTGTGAGACATGGGGAATTTGAGAGAAAGTAATATATATTGCTAGTATCTGTGATAAGCTTAGCTACCTGGCTTTTAACTGACAAATTTAAAGAGCAGTTGATCATATTActgataaattaaaaaagcagAACACGGACATTTGCAGAGCAGTCAACAACATTTCTCATTGTATTTGGACTGGCGTTTTTTGCTTTCAATTGCAGTTGGTGTGATCAacctttttatttgatttatagaacattctgtttctgaaaatcaagagtcttcttcctcctcttcctcttcctcttcaactATTCGGAAAGTCAAGTCTTCCAAAAATTCAGCTGCtaataaagaattaaagaagaaaccCAAAGGTTTGAGCATTGATAAAGATCAAAGACTATATCAAtgccatattaaaaataattctctaaaAGCAATGCGTGTTGGTAGAATGGTTTGAGGACATTTCAATACTTGGGGCATGTAtagatttgtaaaaataatttgtaaaaattattttagaagataCTAATGAGAACTTCCTATAGGAAACTAGTGCAGAGCAGCTAAGAAAGCACTCTTAAAACCAAGGATAAGAAGATGCTATAGCAGCAGCTCTGGAAACACAGGATGGCACCGGAGATGattatttatggtttttgattttcattcctGTCTacctatcatttttctttcttctccttcctctgtgttccttgtggtttttgctttcccttttatttttccttattttattttgcacacaTTTATATGCTGCTTTAAGTGTTTTAAAACGTTAATCCATTAAAGTCTCATACACATGTCTGGGAAAGGCAATATTATTAACCACGTTTTACagatcctttttattatttttctaataaattatgTCATatctggctgattttttttttttgtagtagaGACTGTCCCACAGAGTAGGCTATTACCTCctaaaaaaagattccttttgttctgtttttttttaatttcctgaaattCTAAAATACATTCTCTTTCTCCAGGAAATACTGAATTTTGGATACTGGAGTTTCAAAGAACTCTATTTCCTGGGTGGTTGTTATTTCCCCTGAAGCCTTTACTCTGGCAGAATAGCCAAATAGTCTTTGAATCATCCAGAGTCTTGCATACAATGCAAGTGCAATACATGTTAAATGGAACTCCTCTCAGGGATGAGCTCTTGATGTGCTCTTTGGGTAGCTGCTAGGAGAAATCCTGTTCAACAAGGTCTTTGGCTGCCATGGCATCCTAATCCCCTCTCTGTATCCCTGGGCTGCTGAGTTTAGGTgggcagaggaaagggaagagctAACAGCTGTGTGTATGGAAACAGATTAGTAGGGACCGCGGGAGTGACTGGAACAGACTCCTGGGGTGTAGTTGTAGAGGCTTCCGAGGCCAATTGGTACAGTTAATCTTGAAGATGTTGGAACTAGGTTTCCAGAAGGAAGAGTGCAGCGCTCAACAGTGTGAAGTAAAAGGAGTGGAGGAAGTGAGAGGCAAAGAACATTAATATAAAGAGATGAATTCGTGTAGTTGATCATGTTGGTAATTTCAAAGTTGCCACttgtttctatacattaatagTATAGACTTTTACTTGTGCTTTTTCATCCCTTCTCATCAATTCCCTAAAATAGCCCAATCAGATAAGTTAATCATTTCCCATTTTACAACAAATTAATGAATTACAGGTTAGCAATTTGCCTACAGATAAAGCAGTTTGATCAGCTATCAACACAGCTAGCTGGTAAGGACGAGCTCTTTAGGTCATTATGGAAAActattcaaaagtaaaaaatgtgcatattttttttctagtaaaagataacaagaaggaaaaaactcCTAAAAAGAAACCTAACCCTGAACCACCAGTTGTAGATGAAGATGGAAGTGGCCTGGACAATGGTGACGTCAAGCTCACCCCGACTCCTGACATTCCTACCGCCCAACGCAATAAAGTTACCACACCTCCCGAGATTACAACAGTCAAACCGACAAATCCAAAACCCAGTCTTCCACCTAATTCTGATACACCCAAAGAGACATCTTCAACAACGAGTGAGGAGACAGCAGTTGAAACTAAAGAGACTCCTATAACGAATAAACAGACttcaaatagagaaaaagagactACTTCACCTAAAGAGAAACAAAGTGCAGAGAAAACACCTGCTAAAGATTTTATACCCACATCCAAAGCTCCTAGTACATCTACACCAAAAGCTGAAACTACAACCAAATCTCCtgctcccaccaccaccaagaaacCTGTTCCCACTACCCCCAAGAAGCCTGCACCCACCACCAAAGAGcctgcacccaccacccccaagaAGCCTGCACCCACCACCAAAGAGcctgcacccaccacccccaagaAGCCTGCACCCACCACCAAAGAGcctgcacccaccacccccaagaAGCCTGCACCCACGACCAAAGAGCCTGGACCCACCACCCCCAAGAAGCCTGCACCCACCACCAAAGAGcctgcacccaccacccccaagaAGCCTGCACCCACCACCAAAGAGcctgcacccaccacccccaagaAGCCTGCACCCACGACGAAAGAGCCTGCACCCACTACCCCCAAGAAGCCTGCACCCACCACCAAAGAGcctgcacccaccacccccaagaAGCCTGCACCCACGACTAAAGAGCCTGCACCCACTACCCCCAAGAAGCCTGCACCCACCACCAAAGAGCCTACACCTACCAAGGAGTCTGCACCAATGGCCCCTACGGAGcctgcacccaccacccccaagaAGTCTGCTCCCACCACTCCTAAGGAGCCTGCATCCACTACCACCAAAGAACCTCCACCCACAGCCCCCACGGAGCCTGCACTCACCACTCCAAAGGAGCCTACACCCACTGCCCCCAAGGAGGctgcacccaccacccccaacaAGCCTGCTCCTACTACCACCAAGGAACCTGCACCCACAGCCCCCAAGGAGCCTGCACCTACCACCCCCAAGGAACCTGCACCCACAGCCCCCAAGGAGGctgcacccaccacccccaacaAGCCTGCTCCTACTACCACCAAGGAACCTGCACCCACAGCCCCCAAGGAGCCTGCACCTACCACCCCCAAGGAACCTGCACCCACAGCCCCCAAGGAGGctgcacccaccacccccaacaAGCCTGCTCCTACTACCACCAAGGAACCTGCACCCACAGCCCCCAAGGAGCCTGCACCTACCACCCCCAAGGAACCTGCACCCATGGCACCCACGGAGCCTGCACCCACCACTCCCAAGGAACCTGTACCCACAGCCCCCAAGGAACCTGCTCCCAGCATTCCCAAGGAGCCTGCACCCAGAGCCCCCAAGGAACCTGCTCCCAGCATTCCCAAGGAGCTTGCACCCATGGCTCCCGCGGAGCCTGCACCCACCACTCCCAAGGAGCCTGCACCCACAGCCCCCAAGGAACCTGCTCCCAGCATTCCCAAAGAACCTGCACCCACAGCCCCCAAGGAACCTGCTCCGAGCATTCCCAAGGAGCCTGCACCCATGGCCCCCAACAAGCCTGCTCCTATTACCACCAAGGAACCTGCACCCATGGCCCCCACAGAGCCTACACCTACCACCCCCAAGGAGCCTGCACCCACCGCCCCCAAGGAGCCTGAACCCACCACTCCCAAGGAGcctgcacccaccacccccaaggagcctgcacccaccacccccaaggAGCCTGCACCCACCGCTCCCAAGGAGcctgcacccaccacccccaaggagcctgcacccaccacccccaaggAGCCTGCACCCACCACTCCCAAGGAGCCTGCACCCACCACTCCCAAGGAGcctgcacccaccacccccaaggAGCCTGCACCCACCACTCCCAAGGAGcctgcacccaccacccccaaggAGCCTGCACCCACCACTCCCAAGGAGCCTGCACCCACAGCCCCCAAAGAACCTGCTCCCAGCATTCCCAAGGAGCCTGCACCCACAGCCCCCAAAGAACCTGCTCCCAGCATTCCCAAGGAGCCTGCACCCACAGCCCCCAAAGAACCTGCTCCCAGCATTCCGAAGGAGCCTGCACCCACAGTCCCCAAGGAGACtgctcccaccaccaccaaggagCCCATCCCCAAACTTCTCAAGGAGCCCACTCCAGCTTCTCTTGAGACACCTGCTCCAACCAACTCAGAGGGCTCTACTACAACCACCATGGAGCCTCCCACTACTCCCAAAAACCCTGCTGAATCAACTCCTGAGTTTCCCAAAGAACCCACACCAAAGGCTCTTGAAAACAGTCCCAAAGAACCTGTTATACCTGTAACTAAGGCTCCTGGAGTGACCACACCTGAAATCACTACAACAGCTAaagacaaaacaacagaaaaagacatACACATGACACCTGGAATTATGGCCGCTGTACCTACATCAACTCCGACAGAAGAAAAGACCACTGATTCCAAAACAAGAACAACCACACAAGTAACATCAGCCACATCATCCAAAAATACTCCTCAAGCCACAACTCTTGCACCCAAAGTAATGACTACAACAAAAAAGGCAACTACATCTGAAGAGACTATGAATAAACCCGAAGAAACCACAGCTGCGCCAAAAGACAGAGCTAATCCTAAAGTGTCAACTCCTAAATCCCAAAAGCCAACCAAAGCACCAAAAAAGCCCACTTCTACCAAAAAGCCAAACACGATACCTAAAGGGAGAAAACCAAAGACTACACCAACTCCCCCAAGGATGACTACATCGACAGTGCCCAAATTACACCCCACCTCTTCCACAAAAATCATTCTCCAAACTACCACCAGCCCCAACCAAACACCTAACTCAGAAATAGTTGAAGTAAAGCCAAATAAGGATGGAGATGCTGCAGGAGAAAAACCTCACGTGATCCTCAGGCCCCCTGTGTTAACTCCTATATTTATCCCAGGCACGGATATCTTAGTGAGAGGATCCAATCAAGACATTGCCATCAACTCCATGCTTTCAGGTAACAAGCATcagttactttgttttaaaattggtaatgttaaatttatttggaCCAGAATGCCAAGTCAGTATCACTCTATTGAAGTACATTATCTAGAATCCTGAACTTGTTAATTTGTGGAGTTTTACAGCTTCTCCATAGGTAAGCAGAGGAGTAATTGTAGTAAGGTTATTTGGTCTTTGGAAAATCATGTAATAACCTAGTGTGCTAGGAACTTAGTGCATCTGTGTCTATATGTAGACACAGTGTATAGAATGTCAAAAATACTTAAGTGGAAGTCTATCCTTAAAAGAGTATAACGCAAAGCAAAAACCTGCAATATTATTCTTTACCAAACCAAGTCTCAAAGGCAATCTGAACTCAAAAATGGAATTTTGTGTTGGGATCAAATATCCTATAATTATCTAATACATGTAGATAATGGGTAACCTGGCCTATTCCAATTcgtaacttatttttatatattactttttgAATAATGATCACTTTTAAGTAAAACAATTAtgaaatctctctcttctttttcatttttgaaatacacACACCTCCCACTAGTCCCTTCAAAGGCTGAGGAAAAGGTGAACAGAGGAAAACAACACTGTGGGAGGATTTGAAAAGAATGGGAACACTTTTCgcattttcttttatcttggcttaattttttgttttagatgaGACTAATTTATGCAACGGTAAGCCAGTAGATGGGCTGACTGCTTTGCGCAATGGAACATTAGTTGCATTTCGAGGTGAGCTATGCacgtatttctttttctgctcttcaTTTTGTTCTTGGCATTTGGGAGAACCAAAGAAAAGTGGAAGTTTGGGTTAAGCTTTCTGGAGGGAAACTGATTGATGAACGTACCTCACACAGTATTATGAGAACCTGAGAGTAATAACCAAAATGTAAGATTAACAAAATTGGACAtattgggagagacagacaaaaaaagaacttgaagagATACTACTAAGATTTTTCGTTCCATTAGAATGAAAAGGTAGTTCATAGTTTGATTTCGTGTCAAATGAAACATCAGGATTTGTATTACTTGCTctattttacttgaaaataacATCTTGATTGCGATGTTTTCTACAGTGCTACATTGTGTGTGAGTGTAACAGAGCAGCATTTACTTCCTGTTAATTCTCTGCTGTGCCTTCTGCTGGTCCAGTcctcttatattttaattaaatctgACCGGAAACAAATCATAGACTAGCACAGTAGAGGCTAAAGAGATTTTGGCAGTCATTGAATTATAACTCCTTGGTTCTAAAAGgtaaagagatggagagagaagtgACTTTCTGTTAAGTCACAAAGCCAGAAGTTTctagagaaactggaaaattaaAGTATTTCAAAGGCTTGAACTTCAGACTTGAGAAATCTCTACTCTCAGAAATGTTCAAATACTAACTATACTAGTCCTCATGGTATTGACTAAACTTGTcatgtaatgcttatttattcaatCTGTTCTTACGataaactaaatttttttcattttggtttctttattgGGATTCATTCAGCTTGTAGGCTGATAGATCACTTTC harbors:
- the PRG4 gene encoding proteoglycan 4 isoform X39 → MEWKILPMYLLLLSVFLIQQVSSQDLPSCAGRCGEGYSRDATCNCDYNCQHYMECCPDFKKVCTVELSCKGRCFESFARGRECDCDSECKKYGKCCSDYENFCGKVHNPPSPSSKTVPPAPGASQTIKSTTKRSPKSPNKKKTKKVIESEEITEEHSVSENQESSSSSSSSSSTIRKVKSSKNSAANKELKKKPKVKDNKKEKTPKKKPNPEPPVVDEDGSGLDNGDVKLTPTPDIPTAQRNKVTTPPEITTVKPTNPKPSLPPNSDTPKETSSTTSEETAVETKETPITNKQTSNREKETTSPKEKQSAEKTPAKDFIPTSKAPSTSTPKAETTTKSPAPTTTKKPVPTTPKKPAPTTKEPAPTTPKKPAPTTKEPAPTTPKKPAPTTKEPAPTTPKKPAPTTKEPGPTTPKKPAPTTKEPAPTTPKKPAPTTKEPAPTTPKKPAPTTKEPAPTTPKKPAPTTKEPAPTTPKKPAPTTKEPAPTTPKKPAPTTKEPTPTTPKKSAPTTPKEPASTTTKEPPPTAPTEPALTTPKEPTPTAPKEAAPTTPNKPAPTTTKEPAPTAPKEPAPTTPKEPAPTAPKEAAPTTPNKPAPTTTKEPAPTAPKEPAPTTPNKPAPTTTKEPAPTAPKEPAPTTPKEPAPMAPTEPAPTTPKEPVPTAPKEPAPSIPKEPAPTAPKEPAPSIPKEPAPMAPTEPTPTTPKEPAPTTPKEPAPTTPKEPAPTTPKEPAPTTPKEPAPTTPKEPAPTAPKEPAPSIPKEPAPTAPKEPAPSIPKEPAPTAPKEPAPSIPKEPAPTVPKETAPTTTKEPIPKLLKEPTPASLETPAPTNSEGSTTTTMEPPTTPKNPAESTPEFPKEPTPKALENSPKEPVIPVTKAPGVTTPEITTTAKDKTTEKDIHMTPGIMAAVPTSTPTEEKTTDSKTRTTTQVTSATSSKNTPQATTLAPKVMTTTKKATTSEETMNKPEETTAAPKDRANPKVSTPKSQKPTKAPKKPTSTKKPNTIPKGRKPKTTPTPPRMTTSTVPKLHPTSSTKIILQTTTSPNQTPNSEIVEVKPNKDGDAAGEKPHVILRPPVLTPIFIPGTDILVRGSNQDIAINSMLSDETNLCNGKPVDGLTALRNGTLVAFRGHYFWMLSPFSPPSPARKITEVWGIPSPIDTVFTRCNCEGKTFFFKDSQYWRFTNDIKDAGYPKQIVKGFGGLNGKIVAALSIAKYKERPESVYFFKRGGGIQQYIYKQEPVRKCTGRRPAINYSVYGETTQVRRRRFERAIGPSQTHTIRIRYSPVRVSYQDKGFLHNEVKMSLYWRGFPNVVTSAIALPNTRKPDGYDYYAFSKDQYYNIDEPSRTARVITTRSGRTLSNVWYNCP
- the PRG4 gene encoding proteoglycan 4 isoform X19, yielding MEWKILPMYLLLLSVFLIQQVSSQDLPSCAGRCGEGYSRDATCNCDYNCQHYMECCPDFKKVCTVELSCKGRCFESFARGRECDCDSECKKYGKCCSDYENFCGKVHNPPSPSSKTVPPAPGASQTIKSTTKRSPKSPNKKKTKKVIESEEITEEHSVSENQESSSSSSSSSSTIRKVKSSKNSAANKELKKKPKVKDNKKEKTPKKKPNPEPPVVDEDGSGLDNGDVKLTPTPDIPTAQRNKVTTPPEITTVKPTNPKPSLPPNSDTPKETSSTTSEETAVETKETPITNKQTSNREKETTSPKEKQSAEKTPAKDFIPTSKAPSTSTPKAETTTKSPAPTTTKKPVPTTPKKPAPTTKEPAPTTPKKPAPTTKEPAPTTPKKPAPTTKEPAPTTPKKPAPTTKEPGPTTPKKPAPTTKEPAPTTPKKPAPTTKEPAPTTPKKPAPTTKEPAPTTPKKPAPTTKEPAPTTPKKPAPTTKEPAPTTPKKPAPTTKEPTPTTPKKSAPTTPKEPASTTTKEPPPTAPTEPALTTPKEPTPTAPKEAAPTTPNKPAPTTTKEPAPTAPKEPAPTTPKEPAPTAPKEAAPTTPNKPAPTTTKEPAPTAPKEPAPTTPNKPAPTTTKEPAPTAPKEPAPTTPKEPAPMAPTEPAPTTPKEPVPTAPKEPAPSIPKEPAPTAPKEPAPSIPKEPAPMAPNKPAPITTKEPAPMAPTEPTPTTPKEPAPTTPKEPAPTAPKEPAPTTPKEPAPTTPKEPAPTTPKEPAPTTPKEPAPTTPKEPAPTTPKEPAPTTPKEPAPTTPKEPAPTAPKEPAPSIPKEPAPTAPKEPAPSIPKEPAPTAPKEPAPSIPKEPAPTVPKETAPTTTKEPIPKLLKEPTPASLETPAPTNSEGSTTTTMEPPTTPKNPAESTPEFPKEPTPKALENSPKEPVIPVTKAPGVTTPEITTTAKDKTTEKDIHMTPGIMAAVPTSTPTEEKTTDSKTRTTTQVTSATSSKNTPQATTLAPKVMTTTKKATTSEETMNKPEETTAAPKDRANPKVSTPKSQKPTKAPKKPTSTKKPNTIPKGRKPKTTPTPPRMTTSTVPKLHPTSSTKIILQTTTSPNQTPNSEIVEVKPNKDGDAAGEKPHVILRPPVLTPIFIPGTDILVRGSNQDIAINSMLSDETNLCNGKPVDGLTALRNGTLVAFRGHYFWMLSPFSPPSPARKITEVWGIPSPIDTVFTRCNCEGKTFFFKDSQYWRFTNDIKDAGYPKQIVKGFGGLNGKIVAALSIAKYKERPESVYFFKRGGGIQQYIYKQEPVRKCTGRRPAINYSVYGETTQVRRRRFERAIGPSQTHTIRIRYSPVRVSYQDKGFLHNEVKMSLYWRGFPNVVTSAIALPNTRKPDGYDYYAFSKDQYYNIDEPSRTARVITTRSGRTLSNVWYNCP